CTGGAACGGTCCGATGGGAGTCTTCGAGTGGGACTCGTGCTCGGCCGGCACGATGGCTGTCGCCAACGCGGTCGCGGACTCCGACGCGCACAGCGTGATCGGCGGCGGCGATTCGGTCGCCGCGCTCGCCAAGTCCGGACGCTCGCACGAAGTCACGCATGTCTCGACGGGCGGCGGCGCATCGCTCGAGTTTCTCGAAGGCGACACGCTGCCGGGCATCGCGGCGCTCGCGGACGGAGCATGCTCGTGAGAACTCCGCTGCTGGCCGGCAACTGGAAGCTGCAGCCCGCGACTCGCGATGACGCGCGCCGGCTCGCAAAGGCCGTCGCCGATGGCTGCCGCGATCTGTCCGGTCGCGAGGTCATGCTCGCTCCGCCGTTTACCGCATTGTGTGACGTCGTCGATTCGGTCGCCGGTTCGCCGGTCGGCGTCGGCGCGCAGGACCTTTACTGGGAGAAGTCCGGCGCATTCACCGGCGAGATCTCAGGCCCCATGCTGGCCGACACGGGATGCCGCTACGCGATCGTCGGTCACTCCGAGCGCCGGCAGTTCTTCGGCGAGACCGACTACACCGTCGCCAAGAAGGCCGCTGCCGCGTTCGTGGCCGGCCTGATTCCCGTCGTTTGCGTCGGCGAGACGTTGGCCCAGCGTGACGCCGGCGAAACGATGACGGTTGTTGAAACCCAGGTGCGTCACGGTCTGGTCGAGCTTTCCGCCGACGCGCTCCAGATCCTCGTGATCGCGTACGAGC
The window above is part of the Candidatus Limnocylindrales bacterium genome. Proteins encoded here:
- the tpiA gene encoding triose-phosphate isomerase, which codes for MRTPLLAGNWKLQPATRDDARRLAKAVADGCRDLSGREVMLAPPFTALCDVVDSVAGSPVGVGAQDLYWEKSGAFTGEISGPMLADTGCRYAIVGHSERRQFFGETDYTVAKKAAAAFVAGLIPVVCVGETLAQRDAGETMTVVETQVRHGLVELSADALQILVIAYEPVWAIGTGRTATPEQAEEVHARIRRVLREASPDGIADKVRILYGGSVKPGNIDEIMACPNVDGALVGGASLVAEDFLRIVHFEESSL